The DNA region ataacCAACCAGTGGAGCGCTTTCCTCGCTTTGAGAGCTTTCTCCTTCCCGCTGTACTGATATATGATTTTGCAATGAAGtttgcatcgctagaactagaacggcgatacgttTAAATACTATACTCCAATATGAACCATCTATACAGAAGCAAGTGGGAACTGAATTACGGTCGATGGTGTGGATAGCGATGTATCTGACTACACGAGAactcatatagatttttgttcggaaagttagaaggctatacacatcatgattagatgaaacttgtcgaaacacatttcaAGAAAAGGACAGGAATATAATGATGAATTATAAAACGCCATTTATTGAGTAAATCAGTGAATCTAtgaagctttcgttttttttctatagatATTCGATTTTCCAGTCTTTCAGTcgagcttaatctgtggcgcttgggttgcCACCGCTGAGAAGAAAATATGCAATTACAGTGGAGCACCGATTATCCGGGCTCTTCGGGACTCGACCTCGCACGGATAGTCGAATAAtgcggataatgagtcaaagtatttattttatcataaaatcctggtttgtttttgaattaaatattatttttaggTAAAACCTAGCCAGTTTTAtaaacttcatgtttttccaatgatAATATTTGAATTGTGCTATGAATTATGGCGTATTTTGTTATTACAAAATGGTCTTTAACCGTTATTTCAAAAATCCTCCTCAGCACGCAATGTCATATATGTATTAAACTGTAATTTTTCAACAGCACGTATAAACGTACAACCgaataaaaggtacccgggtaaacggcgctccactgtagttgatttttttaaacctaccgaaaactaccgacaTTTTGGTGCTCCTGCCGATAACCACAAAAATTATCTGGCCACACTGATTATCCGATCCATAACAAATCATCCCCCACCATATCAGTCAGGTGATCAGGGACGGAAACGCATAGCTAAAACCGatcgaaaggaaaacaattcCCCCCAAACCTAAGACCCTAGCCACAAGAGGTTGAAAAGTGTACCGACCGTCCGTTCAGTCAACCGGAACCACCAACACGGAGATGCCGCCGGAACCGAAGGAACTGAATCCGCCTCAGGGAAAGGTCGAAGACGAGCAGCAGGCAAGCGGCAGCTCGGCCGACGAAAGCGATCCGCCAGCGAACGAAGAGGAGGAGATCGATCTGGAAGGCGCGACCGAAGGTTAGGCGGGGAGTCAAATGTCCATGTCTAACCGTTTTGCTAACATCCATACCACACGTTCTTTCCGGTCCACAGAAATTCTGGAGCTGAACGATCGGCTCGACTCCCTCAGCACGGTGCTGGACAGTATCGAGCAGCAGAACGATGACCTGCGGTCCcagatactgctgctgctcgattcACAGCGCGAGACGCTCAAGTCGTTCAAGGAGGAAAACAGCCGGATCGCCGCGAAGGGCACAGCGGACCGGCCGGACGGTGACGAACCGATGCAGGAGAGTTAGGAAGTAACATGGGGCGTGCAGTTGTTTGTACTGGCGGGGGTTCGCTACGTGGGTTTTGTAGAGGTAATCATTCCAGGACAATGtttctgtattttttgtttattttctgtttgtgtTATCGGCGGAACTCGGGCCAGGCCATGCGCAGGCCTTCAAAGTCCTGTGCGACCAATTGAAAACCGTGTGTATAGAATAAAGTAGGTTGCTGCCCAAAAGGAGctattataaaaaaattgtaCATTAAGCTTTCCGCTAGCGTTCACGGGGACCACGGGTAACCTATGCTGCGAAAGTAACACAGTTGAAACAACAGCTTTTTGGATAGCGAACTGTGACCCGGGCGAGACTTAAGCAAACCCTAGGAAAGgccaaaaaattaaaatgaaagtCGAGACAGTGTCCGTTAAAGTTCTGAATTAAATGGTTGTTTGGCTTATAAAGACGTTGAGTCTCGCGACTGCATTCGTCTCTCTCCTGAATTAATTCGGGAGTTTATTCAACAAAATCGGTTCTTCTAGACTAACATGTTTGAAAGTGTTGAAACGTGTTCGTACACCTTTTTTAGAAGAATTGGTGGGTGTATCAAAATATTTATCCCTTTTTGAAAAtctattatttgttttttttttatgttccttATGTTTCCACATGCTGCTAATGCCTCAATCCTAATCCGTGTTGCTTACACTTATCGATGAGCTCAAGAAATGGGCcgttcccaaaaaaaaccctgttgTTTCAGCCGGCGGTACTGATTTCATGCGATAAATAAAAGAGTATTTTAAAAACTTCTCAAAGCTATCCGTTGCACCCGCCACGTTTGGTTATCATTTAAAATTCGCTTCAAACGGcaacagttttttgtttgtttttggtttaaaTCTCACTTACACCAGGTCTTAGCAGCTCGAAATAAATCCAATGAAATGATTTAACTTTTCAACAGAATGCACTTTATACTACTCGTCTTAAAAATGGCTGTCCTTTAAAAATTTGGTCGCTTTATCCccgcattatttatttaaggGTTggtcgaaatcgattccggctagcgaTGAAGTTTTctcgaatcgattccggatagtaggtcctaaatcagtttccggaatcgattctgaaatcggctccgaagttggctccggaatctgttccggaatcgaaatcagcttcggaatcggaactgGTTCCGAAATCCGAATCGGCTTCGGCATCTCACGCACCGTTCCCGCAACGCCCAATTCACGTTGATATAATAGTGTCCCCAAATCCGTTGTCTCCTACGaattgatagccgcaaagcATCAAAATTTTCTTGTAAACGATCCCTTCTCATGGACATTCctggactgatttcgcttctgaaacttgttatttcaatccaaaattGCGATTCCAAGGTCGATTCCGATCCCGGAGCCGATTCgtactccggaatcgattccagcatcggaattggctccggaattggcagTCCTTTGATCTGCATCCTTTCGTTTCACGATGGCGCAAGTTGCAGAGttagaattttctgcacgaatcatatgaaataaattatcatacaattaaaaataaagtgtataaaattaataaatataatttaaaaagccTGTAATCATTTGTATTTTAGCGATTCGAAAACGGAAATTTTTTACAGAATGGAATTTACCTTATATTTCACAATTTATAGATCAAATTAATCAAATGTGCAGTATCATGTATCTCGTGGATTACCTGTATGCGATTAAATCCGCacatcaaatgaaaaataaaaaccacttAGCGGGAGGATTTCATTGATTCTTCCGCCCAAAACATCCTCAATCCCAGTAGAAATCGAGAATACTAATAAACCGTTGCTCAATTTGGACGATTTGCAAATAACCATGCAGATCGGAAATATTGTTGATTTGCCAGGCCAAATCGAATGTAAACTCCACACCAGTCAATTTCACCAGATTAGTTCACAcgatttgttgttgctgtattGGTGGAATACCatccaccaaacaaaaacacgtgtATAAATGTACAGATGTACGTGTCTTCCagatacaaaatacaaaaaaccaaccaaaacccCTCAAAAAACCCTCGCTCGAAACGTCCAAAACCCTCGCAACGCCTTACAAAAAGCCTCGCCAGAGAGCGAACAACACTCGCTTTTGGAGCACTGGCGAGCTCGCGAAAACCGGTTTTTACCCTGCGGGCTTGACTTTACGTCGCCCTGTCACAAGGTgcatgtatttagaaggtgaATTGTTACAGCGTTTGGCGGTCACCATCGTTGGGCATTGCTATGTCAAATTGCATACAAATTTATATACCCCTCTCTCCTTGTATTGTTCTGTCAAGTTTGGCAATTTGCTCTGGAGGAATCCACCTTGTCGTATCGATACACCTTGGTTTCGTGCAAGAATTTCAACGCCTTTGTCAATTCCGCCGTCTCCGTCACGAACATTGTTTATTACTTGCTTGCGATTGCTTTTCAGTGCCTTTTGCTGAAATATCACCCTTTCCTACACAGTGCTGGGCGGCGGATTCCTTAACGCAATTCAGGTACGTTTGCCGGACGAGCGACGCGCTACACGGCCACCGAAAAAAGGGACAACAATGCCCGAAGCATAGTCGCCgtacaccaacaccaccatctGCATTAATCTGATTTAAATCGATGGCATTAGTCATACCGTCATTGATCTGTGCATCACAATTATGgggcgaaagagagaaagagcgtgtgtgtgtgtgtgtgtgtgtgtgttgttttaattgttACCGTTCCCGTTGCCTCCGCTACTTGCAGCAGGACGAAAACAATTTGATCGCCTCAAAGCGAACGGGGGTTCAGTGCCTGGTTGTCCGGACCATACCACCACGGAGTTGGACGCGTAATCGTGCGCTGGGCTGAGCGATGGCGTCCAGTTCGACCTTGCAGAAGGCGATCGACATCGTGACGAAGGCAACGGAGGAAGACCGGAACAAAAACTACGAGGAAGCGCTTCGCCTCTACGAACACGGCGTAGAATACTTTCTGCACGCGATCAAGTGTGAGTTTTTCGGCCCCCGGACCGTTGGGAGAGGGGGGATGAAtgggaggggtttttttgggaggttgttgttgttgttgtcttaACCccattgctgctgccggtcAAACGATCTGCATCCAgcggcggattaaccggcgggcggcttaaccgtgcgcatgaatttgacagctgttccATCTTGGCTAACAATCTCGAATCGACTCTTGAAACTTTATGAATCCTCAAAGAATCACAAATCttcaaatattcatgaatcttcatCTCTAAAGATGTATCTCTATGGATTAATCTCTTAAGATTCTTCTCCAAGGATTTATCTCTTCAGATTTATGTCTAAGAATTCATCTCTTAAGATTCATCTCCTAGGATTtatctccaaggattcatcTCCAAGGATTTATATCTTAAGACTCATCTCCAATCTCCaataattcatgaatcttcaacgattcataaatccattaaaattcatatatcTCCGGGGATTCATGTATCTTTAGAGAAgtgtgatttaaaaaaaatgaatttacgCGATCCTACGATATTCGCACGACTTGCAACAACATTTCCGTCGTCGGTTTAAGTCTcgcatggaccgtctccccgtagcaaaacagAATATCTAGCTGCATGCTACTAAGAAGTTTCGAAAGCCTATACAGGCTGGCATGACCTCATAGATTATTACGCCAACAAGTAGAATAAGAATATGCTCAAGCTCtatgaatcttttgagattccTTTAGATTCATTCAGATCCATGAACCTGAAccagatttacccaacactagtccCGATCAGCCCGAATAATCGACATTCAACCAATGTACAATATTCTCcattcaaacacaaacacacagatgaAGCGCAAGGTGATAAGGCGAAGGACTCGATCCGAGCGAAGTGCTTCCAGTATCTGGACCGGGCGGAAAAGCTGAAGGAATACCTGAAGAAGGGCAAAAAGAAACCGGTGAAGGACGGGGACGGTGCGGCGAAGGATGACAAATCCAAGGGGAACGACAGCTCCGACTCGGACTCGGACGATccggagaagaagaagctgcAGGCGAAGCTCGAGGGTGCGATCGTGGTCGAGAAGCCGCACGTCAAATGGTCGGACGTGGCCGGGCTGGAAGGTGCCAAGACGGCGCTCAAGGAGGCGGTCATACTGCCGATCAAGTTCCCGCATCTGTTCACCGGCAAGCGGATGCCGTGGAAGGGTATACTGCTGTTCGGGGTGagtggccgttttttttttgttttttcttgttatAGTTTAACTAGTTAATTTGCAACTAAATTTCAAAGTTTTCCTTTACTCTAAAAATTACGCCGAAATTAATGGCATCGAAACCCTATTCAAATGAGGTACTAATGACGACCCCTGAAGAGActtaaaagcaaaagaaaacctaTATATCCTTACACCAATATATTAGCTTTTCCGGGTCAAGAATTGCACACTAGATAATAACGGTCCTGGACGTAATATTGAACCTATACCAGCCATGGAACCGATACTGAATCCAAACCGGTCCAGGAACCAATACTGGTTATACCGGTCCAAGAACTGAACacatgaacccatacctgcCCTGAAGCCTGTCATGAATTCATATCGGTTCTGCAACCTATCACGAACCCATACTGGCCCTTGAATATATAATGATCCAATATCGTTTGTGGAATCTATCCTGAACTCATACCGGCCCTGGAATCCATCATGAtcccataccggtcctagaaccgatcatgaacccataccgatccaaAAATAGCTCccgatttcatttttttatgaatcaGTATTTGGAACTGTTCCCTATTCAGATTCGAAacgtttcatgttttgtttgtgttcttaaaattcaatcaaagGTGAACGAATTTGGTTTTGGCGCGTTTGTTTTcttaaaattcaatcaaagGTGAACGAATTTGGTTTTGGCGCAAAGTAAATCGTAATGTAAGCCTACTCAAACGTTTCCTTGAAGTTTCGATCATTCCTATGGCAAGGCTGTAGATATTATGTACGCGCACACATTTACTAAATGTTTGGCCTTTTCCTACTCTTTGTTGgttgattttgatttatttggttttctattttttctgtGTTGCTCTCTTCCATCCTTGCGCGGTCGAACGAGCAGCCACCCGGTACCGGTAAATCGTACTTAGCGAAGGCCGTCGCAACCGAGGCCAACAACTCGACCTTCTTCTCCGTGTCCAGCTCCGATCTCGTCTCGAAGTGGCTCGGCGAGTCGGAGAAGCTCGTCAAAAATCTGTTCGAGCTGGCCCGCGCCCACAAACCGTCGATCGTCTTCATCGACGAGGTCGACTCGCTCTGCTCGGCCCGGTCGGAcaacgagagcgagagtgCCCGGCGCATCAAGACCGAGTTCCTGGTGCAGATGCAGGGCGTCGGCAGCGACAACGACGGGGTGCTGGTGCTCGGCGCCACCAACACGCCCTGGATACTGGACTCGGCGATCCGGCGCCGGTTCGAGAAGCGCATCTACATCCCGCTGCCGGACGAGCACGCCCGGCTAGTCATGTTCAAGATCCATCTCGGCAACACGGCCCACACGCTGACCGAGGACAATCTGCGCACGCTCGCGAGCAAAACGGACGGCTTCTCCGGCTCGGACATCTCGATCGTGGTGCGGGACGCGCTGATGCAGCCGGTGCGCAAGGTGCAGACGGCGACGCATTTCAAGAAGGTGAGCGGCCCGTCGCCGGTGGACAAGACGACGATCTGTGACGATCTGCTGGTACCGTGCAGTCCGGGCGATCCGGGCGCGATCGAGATGACGTGGGTGGACCTGCCGGGCGACAAGCTGTTCGAGCCGCCTGTAACGATGGTAAGCGGAGGAGTATAGCGCACCGACGGCCACCACTTGCTCATGACTGTTACCTTGTTTGATCTCTCGTTTCAGAACGACATGCTGAAATCTCTGGCCAGTACGAAACCGACCGTAAACGAGGATGACATGAAGAAGCTGGACAAATTTACCGAGGACTTTGGCCAAGAGGGTTAGGCAGGCGATTCGAAAAACAGAAGATAttcgactgtgtgtgtgtgtgtgtgtatttgtgtggaAGAGATGGACacagggagagggagagagagagggggaggggaggaaaaGCATTAGATAGAAAGGATTTATTGTCTCTTTCAAGGTGAGCGCGCGAACGGGTTAGAGATTGTGGCAGCAAAGTCTAAAGTCAGTTGTAACGCAAGGAAAGGCGCGCAGGCAAAGCGTACGTGTGAGTGGTGGGTGTGTATCtgcgtttgtgtatgtgtgtgtgtgtgtgtgtgtgtgtagcgagGCACCGGGGGGATAGCGGACAAGGGACGAACGgcaaaacacaacatacaTCATCCATCACGCAAACACTGGATTTATGCAAacgattatttaaaatattcttcGTTAGAAGCAAACACCACTACACTCAACTGCAaatacacaaccacacacacacacacacacgtgcgcgtGCGGGAGGAAGCATAAAGTGGAGAGAAGAGGAacaaaagtaattaaaactcTAACACTATCGACTCTATATACATgtatggaaacaaacaaaaaatcccgtTGATCTATGTATCatcatttcaaaataatgCCTTGCCGTGTAGCAATACTGGCGCGAAATAAATCTGTTATTTTCTGTTAATGCCGATTTACAACCGAATTGGCGGCGCATACGAGACTTGATCGTTCTTGTGAAACCAAAAACTTGGCAAGGACGACGTTTACATGCTGGTGCTCGGGCTCGGTGTGGTATTTATGTTGCATTTACCGTTTGCATTTCATTAttacccttttttccccgTCCTTTAGAGGAGGTGTAGCTGAGCCTACGTTAAGAGCCAGGGAAAAAGCgacacagagaaagagaaggagagaggcAGTGGTAGATTTTTTATTAGAATAATAATTTTCTTCTGATGCTTATTTCTGTTTGATCAAGTTAAGTTTCGCTTCCATTTTAACTCACTGAAAATTTACGCAAGTAAAAACAAATGTAAAAACTTTGAAaacaaagcaagcaaaaacaaaacttcagCTTTCCTGTTGATGATGAAATAGCAACATTTAGTGCGCCTactacagggttttccaagtcaattTCGAATGTAaccattgttattcaccgcatgcaaaatgttattccacatcgatctgacattctatttccatcataataatttttaatttcttcagcatgattttcaacacggctcaagctggattgactttgacagttctttgtgatgtgttgaaaatcatgtgttaaTACTGAAATTccattttgaagcaaacgcaccatttgacagctgttgaaaaacatctttcaggtggtgaataattatgtgcacattcgcAGGTGACTTTGAAACCCCTGTGTAATAGAGCCCCCAACAACGAACAACTGTAGTGGGTGGGTGGTGATTAACGACACAATaccaatacagggttttccgagtCATTTTCCAATGtctacaacatttttcattgcttgcgggagatgtttttcaacaacgCTGTCAAGtgttgtatttgcatcacaaacatttttcagttctttcgcatgattttcaacacaatcACACAAGCTTTGGACTGAATGGTCtctgtgatgtgttgaaaagcATGTGGAAGAATTCAAATgttattgtgatgcaaatattACGcgtgacagctgttgaaaaacatctggCAAGCGATGAATAATGCTGTGCACACAGGAGATTGGCATGGAAAACTCTGTATTATacgtatcacacacacacacacacacacacacacacacacacacacacacacacacacacacacacacacacacaatgaatTCATTCATTCTGTAGTTTTCTCCGCTCGAAGTATGTAGACTACCCACGGTAAATATgttttgggttttattttgcagTTTTAAATGTCAGTATGTTTTACAGAAACAGCAATGATAAAGATTGTTTTTGAAGGCCCTCCTCCACACCTAAACTGCTTGTGAATATTTGTTGTCCATTTTGTTTCGGTTACTATATTTACCCTTCCTTTTTGCTTGGTTTGGTGGTTTTTGTTTAACCAATGTTTACACTTTTGTCCGATATTACTGGAGCTAATGCTCTgctgaatgttttcttttttcgttctctctctctctctctctctctctctctctctctctctctctctcttaggATTTGCGTGTTCGTTTTTACCCGCGTTTAGCAAACCAACAATCAATGTCGtgttttgcataatttatttatttttttcattttctactCCTTTTTTCTCCTCCCGGCCGTTATTAGTTTTGCTATCGCCTGCAACCTTTCCCTCTATTCTGCACACTACGGCGGGCTGAATAATGCAGCGCCGGTTACGGTTTCGCCCCGATTTTACTGATTGTGTTCATGCGCCACACCTCGTGTCTTCATGTAGTCTGCTCTCGTTCAACCTCGTCCTTTCCTTCCACGCTTGGCTCCTTCGCGCCGTGCAATCTACTCTAGCCAGCATGTGACGGATCGAAACACCGTTTTCGTTTGCTCTCATTGCTATTTGAATACGGCCCGGTTTCTGCTCAGCATTCCATGGTAACGTTTCTTTCCAGTGCCTAAAATAAAGCGTAAGTGTAGCTACATATTGCGTACAAAAACGAGGCTTAAAGCAAAACATCGAGCCCATTGAGGGCCCATGAACAACTATAAATTGTCCtattttgtgtatgtgtgtgtgtgtgttgttttaaaattatttttcattcaccTTTCATTCCCGCTCGACCCCGGGGAGAAATGCATTACACCGTCTTACTCCGAAACGATCGTTTatgttcctttcctttttcttccaaTTCTTTTAGCTCTCACCCTGCAAAAACCGCAAACCAGAACAAAACAGACCAAGATAGTCTCATGGAGGcgagttgtttgtttgtttgttgtaatGTAACGTTTATTGGGACGATAATTCAATTCATTTGGTAGATTTTGAAGTTTGTACATTTCTTTCACATGCGAAATACGAAACAGGAGCGGCGCGCACAAGGATGCGGTTTTGTCCTTCAGGACCGCCCCTTGCTGCCCCCGCCTGCGTACAAACCAATGCGTACAATAATAgtaaagagagagataaaaaaagaagagagagagagataaacaGGGTAACATTCGTAACAAGATGGAACAAGGGCAAAGGAAAGCGCGAAACGTGAAGAAGCGTACATAATAGTTAAGAAAGAGGGCttaggtaaaacaaaaattcacCACAACTTAGAGTAAACTAATATAGGGCTAACATAAATCCCGCTTGATTGCTTTTCTACATTACGCCGTGCGCGCGTTGCTGCTGAGTTTTTgcgcatatttttttttttgttaaattttgccCAATTTGTTTATGCATTTCTAGGATGCTTCAACACCTACGTTTATTTGCGTttatatcatcatcatcatcgatcatcgctcatcatcatcatccggcCTCATCAGCCCTCCATTCCCATCAGTATCCATTACCACCATCTTGCTCACCCCGTGCTTTCGCTTTCGCTATTAATCGTGCATGGGTTTTCTCCTGGTCACCTTTCATCTGCTGCCCTATTTCTCTCTTACTCTCGAGTCTCTACTTGCTTCCCTGCTTGCTACCTGCTATTTTCATatacttttttcttttttgttctgcttcttcttctgctcctAAGTGTTTTTGTCAGGACAGTTGCTGATCTTCTTATGATTTcccgtgtgtttttgttgtgttgccgttttttgctcttttgcacaattttCTGTTTCGGATTAGTTCTTTCTTTTAAGTTAATGTTTAGGCATGTTATATTATAATAAGCTGCATTTaagctggtgtgtgtgtgtgtttgtgtatcatgtttttttttcttcttttttttgctaccaaATTCCAAATTTCCTTCCCAACACGAAATATATGAGTGTAGAGTCTCTGTTTGCACTTGTcctgtgtatctgtgtgtctttgtttgtgtgtgttgtttttgtttcgttttcttctgcTATGGGTGCATAACTTGTTTACTTTGCTAGCTTAATGGATCTTGCCAATTTCGCGACTTTGATGctaaaggagagagagagtgtgtgtgtgtgtgtttgtggcgtCGTAGTTTTCGCGCGTAGTGTACCTCACATGCTTGCCTGCTTCCTGTCAGCTCTTTCGCATCGCATTCGAATTTTCCCGTATTTTCCCCACCACCGCTGCTTCGTCCACCTTTCTCTGCTGTTCGCGGAACACACAAAACTATCACCGAGCCCTGATCCAGTGTATCCATCCTTTCTCCTTCCCTACTGGTGCCTCCTTCCCAGGATTGTTTAGCGACACGACGACGCTCTTCCCCATCCTCCACGGCTCTTTAACGCCCTTCCCGTACCcccacttttttttaataatcgtGTTACGTTCTTAtatggaaaacaaataaacaacaaaaaggaaacggGCAGCGTTGGCCGCGTACCCATTTTAAATTCCCATCTCCTTCCCTTCACACCATTATAGTATGATCGCGCACTCCTCCCGCAAACCGTGATCGTTGCGTTTGTGTTCATGTTAATGTATGTACGTGTAGGATGCGTGGATTTGTCTGTGGCTGCAGTatgttgcgtgtgtgtctttttctGTTGGGTCGCGCGTATTTGTTTGCTGCTCTCATTCTCACGCGTGGTTATTCGCTGCACAGTTACTCTACTACACAAATGGCGCGCGCGAGCGTTTGCTGtacacatgtttttttttgttttgttttacctctTCTCTTGGCTTGTTTGCCGCGTGTTTTACAGTGTTttgaaaatcgaaaatcgaacCCAAATTGCATCCACTCGGAGCAGGGGCGCGCGGCCGCTCGCGGCAGGATTAAACACTGTTGAGACGTGGGCTTTCTCAAAGTGCGCGCTTGGCGCCTCGCCTGACAACGCTCCGGTggctcctgctcctgctctcccccccccccctccctttgcTCCGTGTTTGCGCGTCCGCTTCTcatgtgttgctgctgttgactCCATTCTTCCACTTTCCACTTTCTATCTCCAAAACcgcatcaccaccacccacccacccacccggaACACCGCGGGGCCATTAcatctcgctcgctcgttaCCCGGGGGCCCGCAGTACCCACCCACATTCCCCTTCGTTAAATTAAACTTTATTTGCTGCTCTCGCTGACCATGCTCTTGCCGATCAGCACGCCGACGAAGCATATGAAGATGGCAAAGGCCAGCGCGTACCAGCTGTCCAACGACGGAATGCGGCCGAGCTGGGGCGGCGGTGGCGAGTACGGATTCTGATAGTGCACGGGCACCGACTGGACCGGGACCGATTTGGCGGCGGCAGTAGCGCCGGCCGGCGACGACTGCTCTTTGGCTCGCCCTTCCGCTTCCATGTGGAGCTGTACAATTTGTTCCTGCAAAGGGGCGAGAAAGGAAAGCATACCGGATTAATGCAATGACGGACaggggttctttttttttaaacgtttcGATACATAACGTACAgcgccacaaaaaaaaaaaaaaagatacgcCTAACCTCTTAGCTCTTAAAACGCCACCGCAAGCGTGGTTTTGTAATCGCACGTAGTTTATCGATTATTCCTCTTTGCCACACCACTGCTTTCCTCTGTGCTGAGTAGTTGTGCTGGGTCATAGTGTAAAACGGCAAAGCTAGACAGTGGCAACATGTAACACCCCTGAGACGAATCGTTTCACCAAACGAAAATGGGAAAGGCATCGCAATGTTACGCGCGACCATATGAACCGTGCATAGCAGCTTAAATtaaggcatttttttttgttgttgcatgaTTCAATAGAGCTAATGacgtaattattttaaaaagaactcgaaaaatcaatacaagCTCCTTTAATAGAGGTACGCTTATTGAGCAAGAAAGGTGCGACCAAGTGAGCCCTTTGTTCGCTCATTTAAGTTCATTTAGTGATCATGATAAAATCAGTGGTAGGCCGATACCGATGACAGATTCAACGGGCAATGGCGTCttctaataataatacaaaaagAATAATCTTTACTAGCCAACAGGATTGTCCAACCCACTTGCGAATGTGCAACATGATTATTCACCACCTCTAAGATGTTTCTTTCAACAGCTGTCGAA from Anopheles coluzzii chromosome X, AcolN3, whole genome shotgun sequence includes:
- the LOC120957510 gene encoding UPF0184 protein AAEL002161-like; its protein translation is MPPEPKELNPPQGKVEDEQQASGSSADESDPPANEEEEIDLEGATEEILELNDRLDSLSTVLDSIEQQNDDLRSQILLLLDSQRETLKSFKEENSRIAAKGTADRPDGDEPMQES
- the LOC120957480 gene encoding vacuolar protein sorting-associated protein 4, translating into MASSSTLQKAIDIVTKATEEDRNKNYEEALRLYEHGVEYFLHAIKYEAQGDKAKDSIRAKCFQYLDRAEKLKEYLKKGKKKPVKDGDGAAKDDKSKGNDSSDSDSDDPEKKKLQAKLEGAIVVEKPHVKWSDVAGLEGAKTALKEAVILPIKFPHLFTGKRMPWKGILLFGPPGTGKSYLAKAVATEANNSTFFSVSSSDLVSKWLGESEKLVKNLFELARAHKPSIVFIDEVDSLCSARSDNESESARRIKTEFLVQMQGVGSDNDGVLVLGATNTPWILDSAIRRRFEKRIYIPLPDEHARLVMFKIHLGNTAHTLTEDNLRTLASKTDGFSGSDISIVVRDALMQPVRKVQTATHFKKVSGPSPVDKTTICDDLLVPCSPGDPGAIEMTWVDLPGDKLFEPPVTMNDMLKSLASTKPTVNEDDMKKLDKFTEDFGQEG